A stretch of the Zeugodacus cucurbitae isolate PBARC_wt_2022May chromosome 6, idZeuCucr1.2, whole genome shotgun sequence genome encodes the following:
- the LOC105209832 gene encoding proteasome inhibitor PI31 subunit isoform X1 yields MSFTTVNDLLEKKKKELPEIAIFYTFKLLKYYCYTNTRNIFLGKLILLYESKVTTQLFVGANMSSGGAGSSATGANANDFFGWDLLYKTIEKTVDKKSDVLIALAHFLLVKHYKMQCIGIGEDKTISTEDVGSELLPDGWNDRGKRYALRYLHNSRLYLLIGHTTEDFITMNLLDVKDTKVTNITLNPEEWIKQMRGPLTTLMPDAPLIADRYRKELVDPVFTGNTREVTTQTNVNPESRSPNFRDPLAIGGPMRPGGSFRMEPRPFGFPDVGRGDLDPLGRGGPGNLFPMPSRPDFNAGLNPRYDPIGPDGRILRAEPNPDHLQPPNFGFDYYM; encoded by the exons ATGAGTTTCACAACTGTGAATGATTTACtcgaaaagaagaagaaagaattGCCTGAGATTGCAATCTTTTATACG tttaaaCTGTTAAAATACTATTGTTACACCAACAcacgaaatatatttcttggaaaattaatattactaTATGAAAGCAAAGTGACAACGCAATTGTTTGTAGGAGCAA ACATGTCGTCTGGAGGAGCTGGATCCTCAGCAACTGGAGCAAACGCCAACGATTTCTTTGGCTGGGATTTGCTATACAAAACTATTGAGAAAACAGTTGATAAGAAGTCTGATGTATTAATTGCGCTAGCGCACTTTTTACTTGTGAAACATTATAAGATGCAATGCATCGGCATCGGCGAAGAT AAAACTATTTCAACAGAAGATGTTGGTTCCGAACTATTGCCAGATGGTTGGAATGATCGAGGCAAGCGATACGCCTTACGTTATTTACACAATAGTCGATTGTACTTGCTAATAGGACATACTACAGAGGATTTTATCACAATGAATTTGCTCGATGTTAAAGATACCAAGGTCACGAATATAACTTTAAATCCAGAAGAATGGATAAAACAAATGAGAGGACCACTAACAACACTAATGCCTGATGCACCGCTGATAGCAGATCGTTATCGCAAAGAGTTAGTTGACCCG gTATTCACGGGAAATACACGAGAAGTAACCACACAAACAAATGTCAACCCAGAGTCACGCTCACCGAACTTCCGCGATCCGCTCGCTATAGGCGGGCCAATGAGACCTGGCGG TTCTTTTCGCATGGAGCCGCGCCCCTTTGGCTTTCCGGACGTTGGACGCGGCGACTTAGATCCTTTGGGTCGTGGTGGTCCTGGTAATCTATTTCCGATGCCTTCACGTCCCGACTTCAATGCCGGTCTAAATCCGCGTTACGATCCCATTGGTCCAGACGGACGTATTCTGCGTGCCGAACCCAATCCGGATCATCTGCAACCACCAAATTTCGGTTTCGACTACTACATGTAA
- the LOC105209832 gene encoding proteasome inhibitor PI31 subunit isoform X3 encodes MSSGGAGSSATGANANDFFGWDLLYKTIEKTVDKKSDVLIALAHFLLVKHYKMQCIGIGEDKTISTEDVGSELLPDGWNDRGKRYALRYLHNSRLYLLIGHTTEDFITMNLLDVKDTKVTNITLNPEEWIKQMRGPLTTLMPDAPLIADRYRKELVDPVFTGNTREVTTQTNVNPESRSPNFRDPLAIGGPMRPGGSFRMEPRPFGFPDVGRGDLDPLGRGGPGNLFPMPSRPDFNAGLNPRYDPIGPDGRILRAEPNPDHLQPPNFGFDYYM; translated from the exons ATGTCGTCTGGAGGAGCTGGATCCTCAGCAACTGGAGCAAACGCCAACGATTTCTTTGGCTGGGATTTGCTATACAAAACTATTGAGAAAACAGTTGATAAGAAGTCTGATGTATTAATTGCGCTAGCGCACTTTTTACTTGTGAAACATTATAAGATGCAATGCATCGGCATCGGCGAAGAT AAAACTATTTCAACAGAAGATGTTGGTTCCGAACTATTGCCAGATGGTTGGAATGATCGAGGCAAGCGATACGCCTTACGTTATTTACACAATAGTCGATTGTACTTGCTAATAGGACATACTACAGAGGATTTTATCACAATGAATTTGCTCGATGTTAAAGATACCAAGGTCACGAATATAACTTTAAATCCAGAAGAATGGATAAAACAAATGAGAGGACCACTAACAACACTAATGCCTGATGCACCGCTGATAGCAGATCGTTATCGCAAAGAGTTAGTTGACCCG gTATTCACGGGAAATACACGAGAAGTAACCACACAAACAAATGTCAACCCAGAGTCACGCTCACCGAACTTCCGCGATCCGCTCGCTATAGGCGGGCCAATGAGACCTGGCGG TTCTTTTCGCATGGAGCCGCGCCCCTTTGGCTTTCCGGACGTTGGACGCGGCGACTTAGATCCTTTGGGTCGTGGTGGTCCTGGTAATCTATTTCCGATGCCTTCACGTCCCGACTTCAATGCCGGTCTAAATCCGCGTTACGATCCCATTGGTCCAGACGGACGTATTCTGCGTGCCGAACCCAATCCGGATCATCTGCAACCACCAAATTTCGGTTTCGACTACTACATGTAA
- the LOC105209832 gene encoding proteasome inhibitor PI31 subunit isoform X2, with amino-acid sequence MYMYMSSGGAGSSATGANANDFFGWDLLYKTIEKTVDKKSDVLIALAHFLLVKHYKMQCIGIGEDKTISTEDVGSELLPDGWNDRGKRYALRYLHNSRLYLLIGHTTEDFITMNLLDVKDTKVTNITLNPEEWIKQMRGPLTTLMPDAPLIADRYRKELVDPVFTGNTREVTTQTNVNPESRSPNFRDPLAIGGPMRPGGSFRMEPRPFGFPDVGRGDLDPLGRGGPGNLFPMPSRPDFNAGLNPRYDPIGPDGRILRAEPNPDHLQPPNFGFDYYM; translated from the exons atgtatatgt ACATGTCGTCTGGAGGAGCTGGATCCTCAGCAACTGGAGCAAACGCCAACGATTTCTTTGGCTGGGATTTGCTATACAAAACTATTGAGAAAACAGTTGATAAGAAGTCTGATGTATTAATTGCGCTAGCGCACTTTTTACTTGTGAAACATTATAAGATGCAATGCATCGGCATCGGCGAAGAT AAAACTATTTCAACAGAAGATGTTGGTTCCGAACTATTGCCAGATGGTTGGAATGATCGAGGCAAGCGATACGCCTTACGTTATTTACACAATAGTCGATTGTACTTGCTAATAGGACATACTACAGAGGATTTTATCACAATGAATTTGCTCGATGTTAAAGATACCAAGGTCACGAATATAACTTTAAATCCAGAAGAATGGATAAAACAAATGAGAGGACCACTAACAACACTAATGCCTGATGCACCGCTGATAGCAGATCGTTATCGCAAAGAGTTAGTTGACCCG gTATTCACGGGAAATACACGAGAAGTAACCACACAAACAAATGTCAACCCAGAGTCACGCTCACCGAACTTCCGCGATCCGCTCGCTATAGGCGGGCCAATGAGACCTGGCGG TTCTTTTCGCATGGAGCCGCGCCCCTTTGGCTTTCCGGACGTTGGACGCGGCGACTTAGATCCTTTGGGTCGTGGTGGTCCTGGTAATCTATTTCCGATGCCTTCACGTCCCGACTTCAATGCCGGTCTAAATCCGCGTTACGATCCCATTGGTCCAGACGGACGTATTCTGCGTGCCGAACCCAATCCGGATCATCTGCAACCACCAAATTTCGGTTTCGACTACTACATGTAA